The following coding sequences are from one Saprospiraceae bacterium window:
- a CDS encoding T9SS type A sorting domain-containing protein, which produces MKHILLISLVSFNCLLGQNTFSKLYHIESSVAGSFFSDFTLHNGINYLFCEKFCSFDLGNRNCTEILKTNFAGQILESFKFENIGLANNFNISTIRNSSFLITSKRWDNLANQYFISKFTNKFEEQNSTIISSTNSNVQLYSTGIFNIYNNIFTLAKELPNSSNIAPKIILSCIDTSSLQISWSIKYTLGEWAHLAHDLQSTPDGNMAFIMNSGAPAGVSNIVPTFKILKISTEGNVLDSFQCKNDDNNNRVSLLVSKTGDYYFCTREHPIKQNTYTVGSVNKLNNKLELEWSVELPNNQLIDGRYYKTSRIKECKNGDILTTGRVRDTRDSKVPGGDLSTAWNGFICRMSPNGKIKWLRIYKLPQELLDIDVYGQYRYSDLNKAEELDNGDIIACGDAFYSNWQLSALDPYKVQTNQVWHLRVDSLGCLDGYPCDTIIRLKPSAPNPKPDLAIGSMWTYETLEDSGNPSQPFVNFLKFQITDTLSRNGKKIYLINNKDSMYLENDKMYFWDAELRSFEMHYNFNTHSDYEVNYWDHWTNSAKTAHVKIDSFYNTIINVDTISTQLLRISNNGSYQHDIVVPVYKNIGASYFDIKLYLGKGFFDPRNLVTKLRCFETGNKVINFQSYPCDSTWLTTETKNLNHNSIQIFPNPTNNYISISGLDKDVPFELLNMQGEIIEKAMTKENKIHLFSSGAFILKLFVGGQYICKKIIKY; this is translated from the coding sequence ATGAAGCATATTTTATTAATAAGTTTAGTTAGTTTTAATTGCCTTTTAGGCCAAAATACTTTTTCAAAATTATATCATATCGAATCGAGTGTTGCAGGGAGTTTTTTTTCTGACTTTACCTTACATAACGGAATTAATTATTTGTTTTGTGAAAAATTTTGTTCTTTTGATTTGGGAAATAGAAATTGCACAGAAATTTTGAAAACTAATTTTGCGGGTCAGATTCTCGAAAGTTTCAAATTTGAAAATATTGGATTAGCTAATAATTTTAATATATCGACAATTAGAAATAGTTCATTCTTAATCACTTCAAAGAGATGGGATAATTTGGCAAATCAATATTTTATTAGTAAATTTACCAATAAATTTGAAGAGCAAAACTCGACAATTATTAGTTCAACAAATTCAAATGTACAATTATATAGCACTGGTATTTTCAATATTTATAATAATATATTTACTTTAGCTAAAGAACTACCTAATTCAAGTAATATAGCACCAAAGATTATCCTATCTTGTATCGACACAAGTTCCTTGCAAATCAGTTGGTCAATAAAATATACTCTTGGAGAGTGGGCACATTTAGCTCATGATTTGCAAAGTACACCGGATGGAAATATGGCATTTATTATGAATAGTGGCGCCCCAGCTGGTGTATCTAATATAGTACCAACATTTAAGATTCTTAAAATAAGTACAGAAGGCAATGTGTTAGATTCTTTCCAATGTAAAAATGACGACAATAATAACAGGGTTAGTTTGCTTGTAAGTAAAACTGGAGATTATTATTTTTGTACCCGTGAGCATCCAATAAAGCAAAATACTTATACTGTTGGATCAGTAAATAAACTGAATAATAAATTGGAATTAGAATGGAGCGTGGAGCTACCTAACAATCAACTTATAGATGGAAGATACTATAAAACAAGTCGAATAAAAGAATGTAAAAATGGAGATATCCTGACGACAGGAAGGGTAAGAGATACTAGAGATAGTAAAGTTCCAGGAGGAGACTTGAGCACAGCATGGAATGGTTTTATATGCCGCATGTCTCCGAATGGGAAAATAAAATGGTTGCGTATCTATAAATTACCTCAAGAATTATTAGATATTGACGTCTATGGACAATACAGATATTCTGATCTTAATAAGGCAGAGGAATTGGATAATGGAGATATCATAGCCTGTGGTGATGCATTTTATAGCAATTGGCAATTGAGTGCATTAGATCCATATAAAGTACAAACTAACCAAGTGTGGCATCTCAGAGTTGATTCATTGGGTTGTCTAGATGGATATCCATGTGATACAATTATTAGGCTTAAGCCTTCTGCGCCAAATCCTAAACCAGACTTGGCCATTGGATCTATGTGGACTTATGAAACTCTAGAGGATTCCGGTAATCCAAGTCAACCATTTGTTAATTTTTTGAAATTTCAAATTACCGATACTTTATCGAGAAATGGTAAGAAAATTTATTTGATAAATAATAAGGATTCTATGTACCTTGAAAATGATAAAATGTATTTTTGGGATGCAGAATTGAGGAGTTTTGAAATGCATTACAATTTTAATACACATTCGGATTATGAAGTCAATTATTGGGATCACTGGACTAATAGTGCTAAAACTGCTCATGTAAAAATTGATTCTTTTTACAATACTATTATTAACGTGGACACGATTTCAACGCAACTACTGCGAATCTCAAATAATGGCTCTTATCAGCATGACATCGTAGTACCTGTTTATAAAAATATAGGAGCATCTTATTTTGATATTAAATTGTATTTGGGAAAAGGATTTTTTGATCCACGCAACCTAGTTACAAAATTAAGATGCTTTGAAACCGGAAATAAAGTAATCAATTTTCAATCATATCCATGTGATAGTACATGGCTCACTACAGAAACAAAGAATCTAAATCATAATTCCATTCAGATTTTTCCTAATCCAACAAATAATTATATTAGTATTAGTGGTCTTGATAAAGATGTTCCATTTGAATTATTAAATATGCAAGGGGAAATTATTGAAAAAGCAATGACTAAAGAAAACAAAATACATTTATTTAGTTCCGGGGCTTTTATATTAAAATTATTTGTCGGAGGGCAATATATATGTAAAAAAATAATAAAATATTAA
- the tmk gene encoding dTMP kinase: MKNNLFIAFEGIDGSGKSTQVNRLKEHLERSGHRVYCTFEPTDAPIGQMIRSIFNHKMEADHRTIAGLFVADRLDHLLNKTNGILQKMEEGFTVITDRYYFSSYAYHGAHMSMEWVIAANAQSAELLRPDLNIYIDVHPEVSMSRLTKSRDAIELYENMENLNAVRKKYFEAFELLKSQENIFITDGNRDAKEVAEDISAAVNQLL; this comes from the coding sequence ATGAAGAATAATTTATTTATTGCCTTCGAAGGGATAGATGGTAGTGGTAAGAGCACACAGGTAAATCGACTGAAGGAACATCTGGAGCGTTCAGGTCATCGAGTTTACTGTACTTTTGAGCCTACAGATGCTCCTATAGGACAGATGATACGCAGCATATTCAATCATAAAATGGAGGCTGATCACAGGACGATAGCCGGATTGTTTGTAGCGGATAGGTTGGACCATTTGTTGAATAAAACAAATGGGATTCTGCAAAAAATGGAGGAAGGTTTCACGGTAATCACAGACAGGTATTACTTTTCTTCTTATGCATATCATGGGGCACATATGTCCATGGAGTGGGTCATTGCTGCAAATGCTCAAAGTGCTGAATTATTGAGACCGGATCTCAATATTTATATAGATGTTCATCCTGAGGTCAGCATGAGTCGCTTGACAAAAAGCAGGGACGCTATCGAATTGTATGAAAACATGGAGAATCTCAATGCGGTGCGTAAAAAGTATTTTGAGGCATTTGAACTTCTAAAATCTCAGGAGAATATTTTTATTACAGATGGAAATAGAGATGCAAAGGAAGTTGCCGAGGATATTTCGGCTGCAGTAAATCAGTTACTTTAA
- a CDS encoding amidohydrolase family protein, giving the protein MWTQIKKLILYTLTFPLFFSSFIELSGQITFPVNDIRDPEHSLIVLRNLNIHQSSDRTAIKGDILIENGIIRQMSSIPIQIAGAQIIELDSMHIYPSFIEPLCSYGIGEPKTTAPSTNTMLSSQEGPYSWNEAIRTTVHADGMFKVNADQAKMWREAGYSVVNTHYPDGISRGSSCIVSLEEKNEHQVILTPEASHVLSLNKGMSSQEYPGSLMGAIALIRQTYYDGQQYVKTILPKEYNLSLVGWNSLQQMPQIFIAQDKLDILRIQKLATEFNKKYFIVGTGDEYQRASEIQKSNASLILPINFPKAYTLDGPFDANRINLGDLKHWEMAPYNPSILASYHIPFVFTSAGLQNKSDLVKNIRLAISKGLSPELALYALTEGPARIFGIWDKVGSLDIGKQANFIVTTGPLFDEQTKIIENWTRGDRYILKQLEKEPASFPYSLIIGNTPYGIHLFNQDGNLRVECKTPDTLTRIIMRADGSTISGSLVSADKKNYLFTLTQKDGLWSGTALSPEGTWVPANMSLAADIPLPSPKAKQNPNKKDSLTDLSIPRPFMAFGWKERPQQSNFLIKNATIWTCENTGVLEKADIAISSGKIKAIGKNLNQAGYIVIDASGKHVSPGIIDEHSHIAISGGVNECTQSNTAEVRIGDVVNSDDINIYRLLSGGVTSSQLLHGSCNPIGGQSALIKLKWGFAPEEMQYGGTDGFIKFALGENVKRSGSQANNRYPDSRMGVEQVYIDAFTRAQAYKEQRAKDPSMVRKDLELDALTEILDKKRFITCHSYVQSEINMLMHVATRFGFRVNTFTHILEGYKVADKMKAHGAGASSFSDWWAYKFEVYEAIPYNGAILHNEGVITAFNSDDAEMARRLNQEAAKAVKYGGVSETEALKFVTLNPAKLLHIDSRTGSLREGKDADIVIWSENPLSDFAVAEKTFVDGMLLFDRVQDKRLREEVRAERGRLIQKLLKAKEEGSPSATFQSKKQLYYHCDTVGDQEEE; this is encoded by the coding sequence ATGTGGACTCAGATCAAAAAACTTATTCTCTATACGCTCACATTCCCATTGTTCTTCAGTTCATTCATAGAACTTTCCGGACAGATCACTTTCCCGGTAAATGATATCCGCGATCCGGAACACAGTCTCATCGTCCTCCGCAACTTGAATATTCATCAATCCTCTGATCGCACCGCTATCAAAGGTGATATTTTGATCGAAAACGGTATCATCCGCCAAATGAGTAGCATTCCAATCCAAATAGCCGGAGCTCAAATCATCGAATTAGATAGCATGCACATATATCCTTCCTTTATCGAACCTCTTTGCTCTTATGGGATTGGTGAACCTAAAACTACAGCTCCTTCTACCAACACCATGCTGAGTAGTCAGGAAGGTCCTTATTCGTGGAATGAGGCAATACGGACTACTGTCCATGCCGACGGAATGTTTAAAGTAAATGCTGACCAAGCAAAAATGTGGCGGGAAGCAGGATACTCTGTTGTAAATACGCACTATCCTGACGGAATCTCCAGAGGGAGCTCCTGCATAGTAAGTTTAGAGGAAAAAAATGAGCACCAAGTCATTCTCACTCCTGAAGCTTCCCATGTCTTGAGCTTGAACAAAGGTATGTCGTCACAGGAATACCCGGGCTCATTAATGGGCGCCATCGCTTTGATACGGCAGACTTATTACGATGGACAGCAGTATGTTAAAACAATTCTTCCCAAAGAATACAATCTAAGCCTGGTGGGGTGGAATTCACTTCAGCAAATGCCCCAAATCTTTATAGCTCAGGATAAACTGGATATCCTTCGTATTCAAAAGCTGGCTACAGAGTTCAACAAAAAATACTTTATAGTCGGGACTGGAGACGAATACCAGAGAGCTTCTGAAATCCAAAAGTCGAATGCCTCACTCATTCTGCCGATCAATTTTCCCAAAGCTTACACTCTGGATGGACCCTTTGACGCCAACCGCATCAATCTGGGGGATCTAAAGCACTGGGAAATGGCCCCTTACAATCCATCTATTCTAGCCTCATATCACATCCCTTTTGTGTTTACCAGCGCCGGCTTACAAAACAAATCCGATCTGGTAAAAAATATCAGATTAGCCATAAGCAAAGGACTTTCGCCCGAACTCGCTCTTTATGCGCTTACAGAAGGACCGGCTAGGATATTCGGCATATGGGACAAGGTAGGATCTCTCGATATTGGCAAACAAGCCAATTTTATCGTGACCACAGGTCCTCTTTTTGACGAGCAGACCAAAATCATCGAAAACTGGACCAGAGGCGACAGATATATTCTAAAACAACTGGAGAAAGAACCGGCAAGCTTTCCTTATAGCTTGATCATTGGCAACACACCATACGGAATTCATCTATTCAATCAGGACGGTAATTTGCGCGTAGAGTGTAAGACTCCCGACACCCTCACGCGTATCATCATGCGTGCTGACGGCAGCACCATTTCCGGTAGCTTGGTTAGTGCAGACAAAAAAAACTACCTGTTTACTTTGACCCAAAAAGATGGTCTTTGGTCAGGAACTGCACTTAGCCCGGAAGGGACTTGGGTACCCGCTAATATGTCCTTGGCTGCAGACATCCCTCTTCCTTCCCCCAAAGCCAAGCAAAATCCAAATAAAAAAGATAGTTTGACTGATTTATCTATTCCAAGACCATTTATGGCTTTTGGATGGAAAGAAAGACCTCAGCAATCCAATTTTCTTATAAAAAATGCAACGATCTGGACCTGTGAAAATACAGGTGTTCTGGAGAAGGCTGACATTGCCATTTCTTCAGGTAAAATCAAAGCTATAGGAAAAAACCTGAACCAGGCAGGCTACATTGTAATCGACGCAAGTGGCAAACACGTCTCTCCGGGAATTATTGACGAACACTCACACATTGCTATTTCGGGTGGAGTCAACGAATGTACCCAATCCAATACTGCAGAGGTGAGAATTGGCGACGTTGTAAATTCTGATGACATCAACATTTACCGTTTGCTTTCTGGTGGTGTGACCAGCTCACAACTATTGCATGGATCTTGTAATCCAATCGGTGGACAATCTGCACTGATCAAGTTGAAGTGGGGCTTTGCTCCTGAAGAAATGCAATACGGTGGTACAGATGGCTTTATCAAATTTGCTCTCGGTGAAAATGTCAAGCGTTCAGGATCACAGGCAAACAACCGTTATCCGGATTCTCGAATGGGTGTGGAGCAGGTCTATATTGACGCCTTTACCCGTGCCCAAGCTTACAAAGAGCAAAGGGCTAAAGATCCGAGCATGGTGAGAAAAGATTTGGAACTTGATGCTCTGACAGAAATTTTGGACAAAAAGAGATTTATCACCTGCCATTCTTACGTCCAAAGTGAAATCAATATGCTCATGCACGTGGCCACCAGGTTCGGTTTCAGAGTCAACACGTTCACCCACATCCTTGAAGGTTATAAAGTAGCGGACAAGATGAAAGCTCATGGAGCCGGAGCATCCTCATTTTCGGATTGGTGGGCTTATAAATTTGAGGTGTATGAGGCGATTCCTTACAATGGTGCTATCCTGCATAACGAGGGGGTAATCACTGCATTCAACTCAGATGATGCCGAAATGGCAAGAAGATTAAATCAGGAAGCCGCCAAAGCAGTCAAATATGGTGGAGTAAGCGAAACTGAAGCTTTGAAATTTGTGACTTTAAATCCGGCAAAACTGCTGCATATTGACAGCAGAACAGGTAGTCTACGAGAAGGGAAAGATGCTGATATTGTCATCTGGAGTGAAAACCCTCTTTCCGACTTTGCTGTAGCAGAAAAGACATTTGTAGATGGCATGTTGCTCTTTGACAGAGTTCAAGATAAAAGACTAAGAGAGGAAGTCAGGGCAGAGAGGGGCCGCTTGATTCAAAAATTACTGAAAGCAAAAGAAGAAGGCTCTCCTTCAGCCACATTTCAATCTAAAAAACAATTGTATTACCATTGTGATACGGTTGGAGACCAAGAAGAAGAATGA
- the recA gene encoding recombinase RecA: MSREKDEKLKALQLTVDRLEKTYGKGSIMKLGDKPLLDEVDVISSGSIGLDIALGVSGFPKGRVIEIYGPESSGKTTLAIHAIAECQKKGGIAAFIDAEHAFDRSYAEGLGVDTENLLISQPDNGEQALEIAENLIRSGAIDIIVIDSVAALVPKSEIEGEMGDSKMGLQARLMSQALRKLTGTLSKTGCCCIFINQLREKIGVMFGNPETTTGGNALKFYASQRLDIRRSGNAIKDKDGNITGNRVKVKVVKNKLAPPFRVAEFDIEYGHGISKTGEIVDLGSELNVLNKSGSWYAYEGTKIAQGRDAAKQFLEDNPEMSREIEDKIRAKLSASKAVKIGNGESSSED, translated from the coding sequence ATGTCACGCGAGAAAGATGAGAAATTAAAAGCCCTGCAACTCACAGTAGATCGTCTGGAGAAGACATATGGCAAAGGATCTATCATGAAGCTTGGCGATAAACCACTTCTTGATGAGGTTGACGTAATCAGTTCTGGCAGCATAGGTCTTGATATTGCATTGGGCGTAAGTGGATTTCCAAAGGGTCGTGTGATTGAGATATATGGCCCTGAGAGCTCCGGAAAAACAACTCTTGCCATTCATGCCATTGCAGAATGCCAAAAGAAAGGAGGCATTGCAGCATTCATTGATGCAGAACATGCATTTGACAGAAGTTATGCTGAAGGTCTGGGAGTGGATACGGAAAATCTGTTGATATCACAACCGGATAATGGGGAACAGGCGTTGGAAATAGCTGAGAACCTCATTCGCTCAGGAGCCATCGACATCATTGTTATAGATTCTGTCGCTGCATTGGTTCCCAAAAGTGAAATTGAAGGTGAGATGGGAGACTCTAAGATGGGTCTTCAGGCGAGATTGATGTCTCAGGCTTTGCGAAAGCTTACCGGTACCTTGAGTAAGACTGGATGCTGCTGTATATTTATCAATCAGCTGAGGGAGAAAATAGGTGTGATGTTCGGGAATCCGGAGACAACTACCGGTGGCAATGCGCTCAAGTTTTATGCCTCTCAGAGGTTGGACATACGCCGCAGTGGCAACGCTATCAAAGACAAAGACGGAAATATCACCGGGAATCGCGTAAAAGTCAAAGTGGTCAAAAACAAACTCGCACCACCATTCAGGGTAGCAGAATTTGATATCGAGTACGGTCACGGAATTTCTAAAACAGGAGAGATCGTAGATTTAGGCTCAGAACTCAATGTCCTCAACAAATCGGGTAGTTGGTACGCGTATGAAGGTACAAAAATCGCACAGGGAAGGGACGCTGCAAAACAGTTTCTGGAAGACAATCCGGAAATGTCAAGAGAAATAGAAGACAAAATCAGGGCAAAATTGTCCGCATCCAAGGCTGTGAAAATCGGTAACGGTGAGTCATCATCCGAAGATTAA
- a CDS encoding penicillin-binding protein 2, giving the protein MSTSIATTKFRIIDSIIIGIGFIMILLLSKLQLFDPFYSAKANTTTLNQNTIYPSRGLFYDRNGKLLVINYPTYDIYTVFNNISPQMDTAKFCRLLNITLDKFLENLKKDWTTGKFSKSIPFVFAKNVDARTFLQFQENMFQFPGFTAALRSIREYPIASGANFLGYTSEVTQRDIDQSDGEYKPGDYIGVAGVEKKYEESIKGEKGVHFVLKDNLGREVGPFENGKLDKNATAGADLALSIDIDLQKYGEKLLEHKVGSIVAIEPSTGEILCLVTSPTFDPNLLSINPDRGHAFADLLRDSLKPLFDRSSAAKYPPGSIFKPVMALIALQEGILTENTAHACHGGYFYKSVKVGCHIHPAPYNVPTALQHSCNAYFIETFRDFIDKDGFNKPGGRMDLLVRYLQAFGLGKPLYSDVSGESPGFIPTSDFFTRRYKTDQWRSTYIMSLGIGQGEFQLTTLQMANLACIMANRGSYITPHLLRGTIDNSSKEILPQSYERIKVPVDQKYFNPVIEGMELAVKSGTATLAYNDKLSICGKTGTSENPHGEDHSVFFAFAPKYNPKIAIAVYVENAGWGGAVAAPIASLMIEKYVTDSIARPSLEKYIIEKNLVNPRPKISKQPIDTSLQIPLE; this is encoded by the coding sequence ATGTCAACATCAATAGCCACAACAAAATTTCGAATAATTGATTCGATTATCATTGGGATCGGATTCATCATGATTTTGTTGTTGTCCAAGCTGCAGTTGTTCGATCCTTTTTATTCTGCAAAAGCAAACACCACAACTTTAAATCAAAATACCATATATCCTTCGAGAGGTTTATTTTATGACAGAAATGGAAAATTGTTGGTCATCAATTATCCTACCTATGATATTTATACGGTTTTCAACAACATCAGTCCTCAAATGGACACTGCTAAATTTTGTAGATTGCTGAATATCACCCTTGACAAATTCCTGGAAAATCTCAAAAAAGACTGGACCACTGGAAAGTTCTCTAAGTCCATACCATTCGTATTTGCCAAAAATGTCGATGCCAGAACCTTTCTGCAATTTCAGGAGAACATGTTTCAGTTTCCCGGATTTACCGCAGCTCTCCGTTCTATCAGAGAATACCCGATTGCAAGTGGTGCAAATTTTTTAGGATACACTTCAGAGGTAACCCAACGCGATATCGACCAATCTGATGGTGAATACAAGCCGGGGGATTACATCGGTGTCGCTGGTGTAGAAAAAAAATACGAAGAATCGATCAAAGGCGAAAAAGGTGTTCACTTTGTGTTAAAGGATAATTTAGGCCGGGAAGTGGGACCATTTGAAAATGGAAAACTGGACAAAAACGCCACTGCAGGTGCGGATCTTGCTCTCAGTATTGACATAGACTTACAGAAATACGGAGAAAAACTCTTGGAGCATAAGGTCGGCAGTATCGTGGCCATTGAACCTTCAACAGGTGAGATACTTTGTCTGGTTACCTCTCCCACTTTTGATCCAAATTTACTCTCCATCAACCCGGATAGAGGCCATGCTTTTGCTGACTTGCTGAGAGACTCCCTCAAACCACTATTTGATCGGTCATCTGCCGCAAAATATCCGCCGGGATCTATATTTAAACCTGTTATGGCTCTGATAGCCTTACAGGAAGGCATTTTGACAGAAAACACAGCTCACGCTTGTCATGGAGGATATTTTTATAAATCGGTAAAGGTGGGTTGTCACATACATCCTGCTCCATACAATGTACCCACCGCTTTGCAACATTCTTGCAACGCCTACTTCATTGAGACATTCAGAGATTTTATTGACAAAGATGGATTCAACAAACCCGGAGGTAGGATGGATCTTCTGGTGAGGTATCTTCAAGCCTTTGGACTCGGCAAACCTCTCTATTCCGATGTGTCCGGAGAAAGTCCGGGATTTATTCCTACCTCAGACTTTTTCACCAGGAGATACAAAACAGACCAGTGGAGATCAACCTATATCATGTCTTTGGGCATAGGGCAGGGTGAATTTCAATTGACAACCTTGCAGATGGCTAATCTGGCTTGTATTATGGCCAACAGAGGCAGCTATATCACACCTCATCTACTCCGCGGTACCATAGACAATTCTTCCAAAGAGATCCTTCCACAGAGTTATGAAAGAATAAAAGTTCCGGTAGATCAAAAATATTTCAATCCCGTCATCGAAGGCATGGAGCTTGCAGTCAAAAGCGGTACTGCCACGCTTGCTTACAATGACAAACTGAGCATCTGTGGCAAGACAGGTACCTCTGAAAATCCTCATGGAGAAGACCACTCAGTATTTTTTGCATTTGCTCCAAAATACAATCCCAAAATTGCCATCGCTGTTTATGTCGAAAATGCAGGATGGGGTGGTGCTGTAGCTGCGCCTATCGCTTCTCTCATGATCGAAAAATATGTCACCGACAGCATCGCCAGACCCTCCCTGGAAAAATATATCATTGAAAAAAATCTGGTGAACCCTCGACCCAAAATCTCTAAACAGCCCATCGATACCAGCCTGCAAATTCCTCTGGAGTAA
- the mreC gene encoding rod shape-determining protein MreC, producing the protein MFRVFRLLVQNGSFLLFVCLQLYCLYLIVQYNKNQNQVYLYSKQKWALTIQDKYQSVINYLNLTQKNAEVAAENARLLEKHFLQYEQSRYTGLDSTSQLINLYKVIPAVVINNSVTKVNNTITINKGGENGIEPGMGVVTAKGVLGIVTDTTRHYSLVMSLLHTKSKISAKLQRTQFPGTLVWKGFHPEQLHLEDVQKYADVKAHDTIVTSGYSLVFPEGLPIGRVEAFEIPQGAFTYSIQVSLFQNLNTIEQVYVIGHNYKNEKDQLEKQAEKYE; encoded by the coding sequence ATGTTCAGGGTATTTAGGCTTCTCGTTCAAAATGGTTCTTTCCTGCTGTTCGTATGCCTTCAGCTTTACTGCCTGTATTTGATCGTACAATATAACAAAAATCAAAACCAGGTTTATTTATATTCCAAACAAAAATGGGCCCTCACTATCCAGGACAAATATCAGTCTGTCATCAACTATCTCAACCTCACACAAAAGAATGCAGAAGTAGCAGCTGAAAATGCTCGATTGCTGGAAAAACATTTTTTACAATACGAACAGTCCCGATATACAGGATTGGACTCAACATCGCAACTGATCAATTTATATAAAGTAATCCCGGCAGTTGTAATCAACAATTCCGTGACAAAAGTTAACAATACAATCACCATCAATAAAGGTGGTGAGAACGGTATCGAACCCGGTATGGGCGTTGTCACTGCAAAAGGTGTGCTTGGAATCGTTACAGATACTACCAGACATTATTCTCTGGTTATGTCTTTACTCCACACCAAATCGAAAATCAGTGCCAAGCTTCAACGTACTCAATTTCCAGGTACCTTGGTTTGGAAAGGTTTCCACCCTGAACAATTACACCTGGAAGACGTACAAAAATATGCAGACGTCAAAGCTCATGATACGATTGTCACCAGCGGTTATAGTTTAGTTTTTCCGGAAGGATTGCCTATCGGAAGAGTAGAAGCATTTGAAATCCCCCAAGGCGCGTTTACTTATTCGATACAAGTGTCCTTGTTTCAAAATTTAAATACAATTGAGCAAGTCTATGTGATCGGTCACAACTACAAAAACGAAAAGGACCAATTGGAAAAACAAGCAGAAAAGTATGAATAG
- a CDS encoding rod shape-determining protein — MKLFNLFMQELAVDLGTANTLIIQDDKVVVDEPSIVAIDKKTGEILAVGNKAMQMHEKTHKNIDTIRPLKDGVIADFQAAESMIQGMINMIGNKRRFFTHLKMVICIPSGITEVEKRAVFDSADHVDSKETYLIHEPMAAALGIGLDVEEPIGNMVIDIGGGTTEIAVIALSGIVCDQSIRVAGDEFTEDIIDYMRREHNMLIGERTAEKIKINIGAATKNLDIIPEPYPVNGRDLMTGIPRQIVVRYEETAEALDKSIMKIEEAVLKALEITPPELSSDIYRTGLYLTGGGALLKGLDKRLSLKTKLPVIVADDPLRAVVRGTGIALKNTDRFSFLIDRKSI; from the coding sequence ATGAAATTATTCAATCTCTTTATGCAAGAATTGGCGGTAGACCTGGGTACTGCCAATACTCTGATTATTCAAGACGACAAAGTAGTGGTGGACGAACCGTCCATTGTAGCAATAGATAAGAAAACGGGGGAAATCCTCGCCGTAGGAAATAAAGCCATGCAAATGCATGAGAAAACTCACAAAAACATCGACACAATACGTCCACTCAAAGATGGTGTAATCGCAGACTTCCAGGCCGCCGAAAGTATGATTCAAGGCATGATCAATATGATCGGCAACAAAAGACGCTTTTTCACTCACCTCAAAATGGTAATCTGCATCCCGTCAGGGATCACGGAAGTGGAAAAAAGAGCCGTGTTTGACTCCGCTGACCACGTAGATTCCAAAGAGACTTATCTGATCCATGAACCCATGGCTGCCGCATTAGGTATTGGCCTTGATGTCGAAGAACCGATCGGGAATATGGTAATCGACATTGGTGGAGGTACCACAGAGATCGCAGTAATTGCATTGTCAGGTATTGTATGCGACCAATCTATTCGCGTTGCCGGGGACGAATTTACCGAAGACATCATAGACTATATGCGCAGAGAGCACAATATGCTCATCGGTGAAAGAACTGCAGAAAAAATTAAAATAAACATCGGGGCAGCAACAAAAAATCTGGACATCATTCCGGAACCCTATCCGGTCAATGGCCGGGATCTGATGACTGGTATCCCGCGACAGATCGTGGTGAGATACGAAGAGACCGCAGAAGCTCTGGATAAGTCTATCATGAAGATAGAAGAAGCCGTGCTCAAAGCCCTGGAAATTACTCCTCCTGAACTCTCTTCAGATATTTATAGAACTGGGCTGTATCTCACAGGCGGCGGGGCTTTGCTCAAAGGATTGGACAAGCGGCTTTCTCTCAAGACAAAACTACCTGTCATCGTAGCAGACGACCCACTCAGAGCGGTCGTCAGAGGTACAGGTATCGCATTGAAAAACACAGATCGCTTTTCCTTCCTTATCGATCGAAAAAGCATCTGA